From the Rhodococcus sp. NBC_00297 genome, one window contains:
- a CDS encoding DHA2 family efflux MFS transporter permease subunit — protein sequence MNTERRHSGRLIAMLVAAAFVVVLNETIMGVAIPRLMNDLAISASTAQWLTTGFMLTMAVVIPLTGYILERFTLRTVFFTAMGLFSTGTLVAAAAPGFVVLLAGRVIQAAGTAMMIPLLMTTVLNLVPPTRRGRMMGVISIVISVAPTIGPTVSGLILSSLHWRWMFLIVLPIAVVTLGLGARWVQNATETKRVKFDAPSVALSAFAFGGLVFGLGSIGESATGHLAVPVWIPTAVGLTALPVFIRRQLRLQRHDNALLDLRTFRSRPFGLAVVLVLTMNSALFGVLIILPIYLQTVRGMTVLQAGLALLPGGLLMGLTAPIVGSMFDRYGPRPLVLPGMALCTAALAATTLFDPFTHISAVVAAHSAICLGFGLAITPLLTFALGSLPPHLYAHGSAMISTVQQFSGAAGTALFVTVMSIGSATSTAKASDVGLATAHGVHLAFLCGAGLALVAVTLSPLIRETNRHQASTVV from the coding sequence ATGAACACCGAGCGCCGACACAGTGGGCGGTTGATCGCCATGTTGGTGGCAGCCGCATTCGTCGTCGTCCTCAACGAGACAATCATGGGCGTGGCCATACCCCGGCTGATGAACGACCTGGCCATATCAGCAAGTACCGCGCAATGGTTGACCACCGGATTCATGCTCACCATGGCCGTGGTCATCCCCCTCACCGGGTACATTCTCGAACGCTTCACCCTGCGCACCGTGTTTTTCACCGCGATGGGCCTCTTTTCCACCGGAACCCTCGTCGCGGCTGCGGCACCGGGCTTCGTCGTCCTTCTCGCAGGCCGCGTCATACAGGCTGCGGGCACGGCGATGATGATCCCGTTGCTCATGACCACCGTGCTGAACCTTGTACCGCCGACGCGTCGGGGCCGGATGATGGGAGTGATCTCCATCGTCATCTCCGTCGCACCCACCATCGGCCCCACCGTCTCCGGCCTCATTCTGTCCTCGCTTCACTGGCGGTGGATGTTCCTGATAGTCCTCCCCATTGCGGTCGTCACGCTCGGGCTAGGCGCTCGCTGGGTTCAGAACGCCACGGAGACGAAACGGGTCAAATTCGATGCACCCTCAGTAGCATTGTCCGCGTTCGCTTTCGGTGGACTGGTGTTCGGCCTGGGCAGCATCGGAGAGTCGGCCACCGGGCATCTCGCGGTGCCAGTGTGGATTCCGACAGCTGTGGGATTGACTGCCCTCCCCGTGTTCATCCGCAGGCAACTACGCCTGCAACGACACGACAACGCGCTATTGGATCTACGAACGTTCCGTTCGCGTCCGTTCGGACTTGCCGTTGTTCTCGTCCTGACCATGAACAGTGCACTCTTCGGTGTACTGATCATTCTGCCGATCTACCTGCAGACAGTTCGCGGCATGACTGTCCTGCAAGCCGGTCTAGCCCTGCTGCCCGGTGGCCTGCTCATGGGTCTGACTGCCCCCATTGTTGGGTCTATGTTCGACCGCTACGGACCGCGCCCTCTCGTTCTACCCGGCATGGCGCTCTGCACCGCCGCACTCGCCGCGACAACATTGTTCGATCCGTTCACCCACATCAGCGCGGTCGTCGCGGCGCACTCAGCCATATGCCTGGGATTCGGACTGGCCATCACACCCCTGCTGACATTTGCACTGGGCTCGCTACCTCCCCACCTCTACGCGCACGGCAGCGCCATGATCAGCACCGTTCAGCAATTCTCCGGCGCAGCCGGGACTGCGCTGTTCGTAACGGTCATGTCCATCGGGTCGGCGACATCTACGGCGAAGGCCAGTGACGTCGGCCTCGCCACCGCCCACGGAGTACACCTCGCCTTCCTCTGCGGGGCCGGTCTTGCACTGGTCGCCGTGACGCTGTCCCCGCTGATTCGCGAAACTAACCGACACCAGGCCAGCACCGTCGTCTGA
- a CDS encoding dihydrofolate reductase family protein, with protein sequence MAASTDLHRTFRTQVFIATSLDGFIARPDGELDWLIQRGERAGDTGYDAFIAEIDTIVMGRNTYQKTQTFGFWPYEGIPVRVLSTQLDADDPNIIITRNTTELVRDLDEAGARNVYIDGGQLIQTFLRESLVDQVTITTAPVLLGSGLPLFGALDNDIELRHLSTTTLAEGFVQTTYTVPQV encoded by the coding sequence ATGGCCGCATCCACCGACCTCCACCGCACCTTCCGTACGCAGGTGTTCATCGCTACCAGCCTCGACGGGTTCATTGCCCGCCCCGACGGCGAGCTGGACTGGCTTATTCAACGCGGAGAACGCGCCGGCGACACCGGCTACGACGCCTTCATCGCCGAAATCGACACCATCGTGATGGGACGCAACACCTATCAAAAGACGCAGACTTTCGGGTTCTGGCCCTACGAAGGCATCCCCGTACGAGTACTGAGTACGCAGCTCGACGCCGACGACCCGAACATCATCATCACTCGCAACACCACCGAACTCGTGCGCGATCTCGATGAGGCGGGCGCGCGAAACGTCTACATCGACGGCGGTCAACTGATTCAGACGTTCCTCCGAGAGAGTCTCGTCGACCAGGTCACCATCACCACCGCGCCCGTCCTCCTCGGTTCGGGCCTTCCGCTCTTCGGCGCACTCGACAACGACATTGAACTACGGCACCTGAGCACCACGACCCTCGCAGAGGGTTTCGTTCAGACGACCTACACCGTCCCACAGGTCTGA